The following are encoded together in the Malaya genurostris strain Urasoe2022 chromosome 3, Malgen_1.1, whole genome shotgun sequence genome:
- the LOC131436087 gene encoding COP9 signalosome complex subunit 7 isoform X2: MTPDLNIDFENSAQQHYSAHNPIEQYVLLSKSAKGAACLELIKQVLEAPGVHVFGELLAMPNILELQGGPNANYYNTLNLFAYGTYRQYLENQAQLIALTPIMRKKLQHLTIVSLAIKTKCIPYKELLTELDIKNVRDLEDMIIEAIYADIIHGKLDQKNKQLEVDYAIGRDIRKGDVNEIVGTLQEWCDSCETILACLENQIHRANSEKQKRLKHKEVIESEITNLKKLIKVQAGNDSDEAMATDSGREMAVGNSDSRKKSTKSKNLKVSDSQ, encoded by the exons ATGACTCCTGATCTGAatatcgatttcgaaaattctgCTCAGCAGCATTATTCCGCACACAACCCAATAGAACAATATGTTCTGTTATCAAAAAGTGCCAAAGGAGCAGCTTGCCTAGAACTGATTAAACAAGTTCTGGAAGCTCCgggagtacacgtttttggagaGCTCTTAGCAATGCCCAACATTTTGGAG CTTCAAGGAGGACCGAATGCGAACTACTACAACACATTGAATTTATTCGCGTATGGAACCTATCGACAGTATTTGGAAAATCAGGCTCAATTAATAGCACTAACTCCTATCATGAGAAAGAAACTGCAACACTTAACGATCGTTTCACTGGCTATCAAAACTAAATGCATTCCGTACAAGGAACTGCTGACAGAGTTAGACATAAAAAATGTACGCGATCTGGAGGATATGATCATCGAAGCAATCTACGCAGACATCATTCATGGTAAATTGGACCAGAAAAACAAACAGCTTGAGGTGGACTATGCCATCGGACGGGATATTAGGAAAGGTGACGTAAATGAGATCGTTGGAACATTGCAAGAGTGGTGCGATTCCTGTGAAACCATTCTTGCCTGTTTAGAAAACCAGATCCACCGTGCGAATTCGGAAAAGCAAAAGCGTTTAAAGCACAAGGAAGTAAttgaatcagaa ATAactaatttgaaaaagttgataaaAGTTCAGGCAGGAAATGATTCCGACGAAGCGATGGCAACGGATTCGGGTCGTGAAATGGCTGTTGGTAATTCTGATtcacgtaaaaaatcaacaaaatcgaAAAACCTGAAAGTTAGCG ACTCGCAATAA
- the LOC131437872 gene encoding DNA-directed RNA polymerases I, II, and III subunit RPABC3, with product MSGILFEDIFNVKDMDPEGKKFDRCSRLHCESESFKMDLILDINSWLYPMELGDKFRLVLATTLHEDGTPASMEYNAAEIEGSRADSFEYVMFGKVYRIEGDDAQSESANRLSAYVSFGGLLMRLQGDANNLHGFEIDQNMYLLMKKLAF from the exons ATGTCCGGAATTTTGTTCGAGGATATTTTTAATGTCAAGGATATGGACCCGGAAGGTAAAAAATTTGATCGATGTAGTAGATTACACTGCGAATCTGAATCCTTCAAAATGGATTTGATACTTGACATCAATTCGTGGTTGTACCCAATGGAGCTGGGTGATAAGTTTCGACTCGTTCTGGCCACAACATTACACGAGGATGGAACTCCTG cgAGTATGGAATACAATGCAGCGGAAATTGAAGGCTCCCGGGCTGATAGTTTTGAGTATGTTATGTTTGGGAAAGTTTACCGAATCGAAGGTGACGACGCTCAATCCGAATCTGCTAATCGACTATCTGCCTACGTCTCTTTTGGAGGATTGTTGATGCGACTGCAGGGAGACGCGAACAATTTGCACGGGTTCGAAATTGATCAGAATATGTATTTGCTTATGAAAAAACTTGCTTTCTAG
- the LOC131436087 gene encoding COP9 signalosome complex subunit 7 isoform X1 translates to MTPDLNIDFENSAQQHYSAHNPIEQYVLLSKSAKGAACLELIKQVLEAPGVHVFGELLAMPNILELQGGPNANYYNTLNLFAYGTYRQYLENQAQLIALTPIMRKKLQHLTIVSLAIKTKCIPYKELLTELDIKNVRDLEDMIIEAIYADIIHGKLDQKNKQLEVDYAIGRDIRKGDVNEIVGTLQEWCDSCETILACLENQIHRANSEKQKRLKHKEVIESEITNLKKLIKVQAGNDSDEAMATDSGREMAVGNSDSRKKSTKSKNLKVSGVAKMLSRQMP, encoded by the exons ATGACTCCTGATCTGAatatcgatttcgaaaattctgCTCAGCAGCATTATTCCGCACACAACCCAATAGAACAATATGTTCTGTTATCAAAAAGTGCCAAAGGAGCAGCTTGCCTAGAACTGATTAAACAAGTTCTGGAAGCTCCgggagtacacgtttttggagaGCTCTTAGCAATGCCCAACATTTTGGAG CTTCAAGGAGGACCGAATGCGAACTACTACAACACATTGAATTTATTCGCGTATGGAACCTATCGACAGTATTTGGAAAATCAGGCTCAATTAATAGCACTAACTCCTATCATGAGAAAGAAACTGCAACACTTAACGATCGTTTCACTGGCTATCAAAACTAAATGCATTCCGTACAAGGAACTGCTGACAGAGTTAGACATAAAAAATGTACGCGATCTGGAGGATATGATCATCGAAGCAATCTACGCAGACATCATTCATGGTAAATTGGACCAGAAAAACAAACAGCTTGAGGTGGACTATGCCATCGGACGGGATATTAGGAAAGGTGACGTAAATGAGATCGTTGGAACATTGCAAGAGTGGTGCGATTCCTGTGAAACCATTCTTGCCTGTTTAGAAAACCAGATCCACCGTGCGAATTCGGAAAAGCAAAAGCGTTTAAAGCACAAGGAAGTAAttgaatcagaa ATAactaatttgaaaaagttgataaaAGTTCAGGCAGGAAATGATTCCGACGAAGCGATGGCAACGGATTCGGGTCGTGAAATGGCTGTTGGTAATTCTGATtcacgtaaaaaatcaacaaaatcgaAAAACCTGAAAGTTAGCG GTGTTGCCAAAATGCTCTCGAGACAGATGCCCTAA